A region from the Variovorax sp. V93 genome encodes:
- a CDS encoding amino acid ABC transporter substrate-binding protein — MKAKAALSLLLAGLLAAASLGAATPARAQQQAPETLTGTLAKVRESGTIAIGYRESSVPFSFLNARQEPVGYSIELCRELVTAIEEAVNKSLAIKWVPVTSDSRMDAVERGTVDLECGSTTSNLERQKRVSFSPTIFVSGTKVLVKKGSPIRSFRDLAGKRVAVTAGTTNEKTLRELSQKFRLDIDLRVARDHADSFGLVKSGRADAFATDDVLLYGLIAREAAKAQYEVVGDYLSYDPYGIMYRKGDTQLGKVINDTFQVLAQDGEIERQYKRWFLRKLPTGESIDLPMSAQLQAIIQTMAVKAE; from the coding sequence ATGAAGGCCAAGGCCGCGCTGTCGCTTCTTCTTGCCGGACTGCTGGCGGCCGCTTCGCTTGGCGCGGCAACCCCGGCCAGGGCGCAGCAGCAGGCCCCGGAGACCTTGACGGGCACCCTCGCCAAGGTGCGCGAGAGCGGCACCATCGCCATCGGCTACCGCGAGTCATCGGTGCCGTTTTCCTTTCTCAATGCACGCCAGGAGCCTGTCGGCTATTCGATCGAGCTCTGCCGCGAATTGGTCACGGCCATTGAAGAGGCGGTGAACAAGAGCCTCGCGATCAAGTGGGTGCCGGTGACCTCCGATTCGCGCATGGATGCGGTCGAGCGCGGCACGGTCGATCTCGAATGCGGCTCGACCACCAGCAACCTCGAGCGGCAAAAGCGCGTGAGCTTCTCGCCCACCATCTTCGTCTCTGGCACCAAGGTGCTGGTGAAGAAGGGGTCGCCGATCAGGTCGTTCCGCGACCTGGCGGGCAAGCGGGTGGCCGTCACCGCGGGCACCACCAACGAGAAGACGCTGCGCGAGCTGTCGCAGAAGTTCAGGCTCGATATCGACCTGCGGGTGGCGCGGGACCATGCCGACTCCTTCGGGCTGGTGAAAAGCGGCCGGGCCGACGCCTTTGCCACCGACGACGTGCTGCTCTACGGCCTGATCGCGCGGGAAGCCGCCAAGGCCCAGTACGAAGTGGTCGGCGACTACCTCTCCTACGATCCCTACGGCATCATGTACCGCAAGGGCGATACGCAATTGGGCAAGGTGATCAACGACACCTTCCAGGTGCTGGCGCAGGACGGCGAAATCGAGCGCCAGTACAAGCGCTGGTTCCTGCGCAAGCTGCCCACCGGAGAAAGCATCGACCTGCCGATGAGCGCGCAGCTGCAGGCGATCATCCAGACGATGGCGGTGAAGGCGGAATAA
- a CDS encoding D-hexose-6-phosphate mutarotase: MDISSIEFRGQPALRAAGADGSTFTVSLHGAQLLSWTTADGTERLYLSPRAVFDGQAAIRGGVPICCPQFNQRGMLPKHGFMRNLPWENRGIDATSGELTLRLRDSEATRKLWPHAFEARLQIGMAAGRLRTMLTLLNTGHGPFSFAAALHTYLRVGDIAQVRLEGLQGANRWDSLRDDRHVETAPSLHFDAEFDSVYAAPAKPLRLVQPGGTLEIAQSASCSETVVWNPGAVLGAKLADMPEDGYRHMLCVEAARIDEQVMLVPGAQWQGWQQLRVL; encoded by the coding sequence ATGGATATCAGCTCGATCGAGTTTCGCGGCCAGCCCGCGCTGCGTGCCGCCGGCGCCGATGGCAGCACCTTCACCGTGTCTTTGCACGGGGCGCAGCTGCTTTCCTGGACCACGGCCGATGGGACGGAAAGGCTCTACCTGAGCCCCCGCGCGGTGTTCGACGGGCAGGCGGCAATCCGCGGCGGCGTGCCCATTTGCTGCCCCCAATTCAACCAGCGCGGCATGTTGCCCAAGCATGGATTCATGCGCAATCTGCCTTGGGAAAACAGAGGCATCGACGCCACATCGGGCGAACTAACCCTGCGGCTGCGCGACAGCGAGGCCACGCGCAAGCTCTGGCCGCACGCTTTCGAGGCGCGGCTGCAGATCGGCATGGCCGCGGGCCGGCTGCGCACCATGCTGACGCTGCTCAACACCGGCCATGGGCCGTTCAGCTTCGCCGCGGCGCTGCACACCTACCTGCGCGTCGGCGACATCGCGCAGGTGCGCCTCGAAGGCCTGCAGGGTGCCAACCGCTGGGATTCGCTGCGCGACGACCGCCATGTGGAAACGGCCCCGTCGTTGCATTTCGATGCCGAATTCGACAGCGTCTACGCCGCGCCCGCGAAGCCGCTGCGCCTGGTGCAGCCCGGCGGCACGCTCGAAATTGCGCAAAGCGCCAGCTGCAGCGAAACCGTGGTCTGGAACCCCGGTGCCGTGCTGGGTGCGAAACTCGCCGACATGCCCGAAGATGGCTACAGGCACATGCTCTGCGTGGAGGCCGCGCGCATCGACGAGCAGGTCATGCTCGTGCCCGGCGCCCAATGGCAGGGCTGGCAGCAGCTTCGCGTTCTCTGA
- the hisI gene encoding phosphoribosyl-AMP cyclohydrolase: protein MPAMNWLDEVKWDANGLVPVIAQEQGSNDVLMFAWMNREALEKTAELGRAVYFSRSRNKLWFKGEESGHVQTVHEIRLDCDNDVVLLKVTQLGHAPGIACHTGRHSCFFSKYEKGQWHVVEPVLKDPESIYK, encoded by the coding sequence ATACCCGCCATGAATTGGCTTGACGAAGTGAAATGGGACGCGAACGGGCTGGTGCCCGTGATCGCGCAGGAACAGGGCAGCAACGACGTGCTGATGTTCGCCTGGATGAACCGCGAGGCGCTCGAAAAGACCGCCGAGCTCGGGCGCGCCGTGTATTTCAGCCGCTCGCGCAACAAGCTCTGGTTCAAGGGCGAGGAATCGGGCCACGTGCAGACCGTGCACGAGATCCGCCTCGACTGCGACAACGACGTGGTGCTGCTCAAGGTCACCCAGCTCGGCCACGCGCCCGGCATTGCCTGCCACACCGGCCGCCACAGCTGCTTCTTCAGCAAATACGAGAAGGGCCAGTGGCACGTGGTCGAGCCGGTCTTGAAAGACCCGGAGTCGATCTACAAATGA
- the tatB gene encoding Sec-independent protein translocase protein TatB: MLDLGIEKLALIGVVALIVIGPEKLPRVARTVGTLLGKAQRYVNDVKAEVNRSMELDELRKMKGTVEDAARDVEQSIHSGASELEKQFSGSGETLSALAEPEPAVPEYRHPRKNWRLKQGATPQWYKARNGVRTKALSGAARVARFRPHKIN, translated from the coding sequence GTGCTCGACCTCGGCATTGAGAAGCTGGCGCTCATCGGCGTCGTGGCTCTGATCGTCATCGGGCCGGAAAAACTGCCCCGGGTGGCGCGCACCGTCGGCACCCTGCTGGGCAAGGCGCAGCGCTACGTGAACGACGTCAAGGCTGAAGTCAACCGCTCGATGGAGCTGGACGAACTGCGCAAGATGAAGGGCACGGTGGAAGATGCCGCCCGGGACGTCGAGCAGAGCATCCACAGCGGCGCAAGCGAACTCGAGAAGCAGTTCTCCGGCTCGGGCGAAACGCTTTCGGCCCTGGCCGAACCCGAGCCCGCGGTGCCCGAATACAGGCATCCCCGCAAGAACTGGCGCCTGAAGCAGGGTGCCACGCCGCAGTGGTACAAGGCGCGCAACGGCGTGCGCACCAAGGCGCTCTCGGGGGCCGCGCGCGTCGCCCGCTTCCGTCCCCACAAGATCAACTAG
- a CDS encoding AAA family ATPase has protein sequence MLSALAIANYRSLRQLTVPLGRLTVVTGPNGSGKSSVYRAMRLLADIANGGVIRSLVREGGLSSTLWAGPERFSAAMLRGDAPVQGTTRSEPVALKLGFAGTEADEFGYAIDIGLPPPIPATAFSRDPEIKHEAIWHGALLRPAAQLVDRKGASLRLREGKGWQAIGRPIPAFASMMTEYADPQAAPEMLALREQMRSWRFYDHFRSDADAPARQPQLGTRTPVLANDGADLAAALQTIREIGDGEALDRAVDDAFPGARVEVRAIEDRFETLMQQHGLLRPLTAAELSDGTLRYLLWIAALLTPRPPALLVLNEPETSLHPDLLPALGRLIAQAARGSQVIVVSHAARLIAALEDSGELQSVVLEKRFGETRIANLDMSEIPHWAWPAR, from the coding sequence GTGCTCTCCGCGCTTGCCATTGCCAACTACCGCTCGCTGCGCCAGCTGACAGTGCCGCTCGGGCGGCTCACGGTGGTGACCGGGCCCAACGGCAGCGGCAAATCGAGCGTCTACCGCGCGATGCGGCTTCTGGCGGACATTGCCAACGGCGGCGTGATCCGGTCGCTGGTGCGCGAGGGCGGCCTCTCTTCCACCCTGTGGGCCGGGCCCGAGCGCTTTTCGGCCGCCATGCTGCGCGGCGATGCGCCGGTGCAGGGTACTACCCGCAGCGAGCCGGTTGCGCTGAAGCTGGGCTTCGCCGGCACCGAGGCCGATGAATTCGGCTATGCCATCGACATCGGCCTGCCGCCGCCGATTCCGGCAACGGCCTTCTCGCGCGACCCCGAGATCAAGCACGAAGCCATCTGGCACGGCGCGTTGCTGCGGCCCGCGGCGCAGCTGGTCGACCGCAAGGGCGCGTCACTGCGCCTGCGCGAGGGCAAGGGCTGGCAGGCCATCGGCCGGCCCATTCCCGCCTTCGCCAGCATGATGACCGAGTACGCCGATCCGCAAGCCGCGCCCGAGATGCTCGCGCTGCGCGAGCAGATGCGCTCCTGGCGCTTCTACGACCACTTCCGCTCCGACGCCGATGCGCCCGCGCGCCAGCCGCAGCTCGGCACCCGCACGCCGGTGCTCGCCAACGACGGCGCCGACCTGGCCGCGGCGCTGCAGACCATCCGCGAGATCGGCGACGGCGAGGCGCTCGACCGCGCCGTGGACGATGCCTTTCCGGGCGCGCGCGTCGAGGTGCGCGCGATCGAAGACCGCTTCGAGACGCTGATGCAGCAGCACGGCCTGTTGCGGCCGCTGACGGCGGCGGAGCTTTCGGACGGCACCTTGCGCTACCTGCTCTGGATTGCCGCGCTGCTGACACCGCGGCCGCCGGCGCTGCTGGTGCTCAACGAGCCCGAGACCAGCCTGCATCCCGACCTGCTGCCCGCGCTCGGCCGGCTGATCGCGCAGGCCGCGCGCGGGTCGCAAGTGATCGTGGTGTCGCATGCCGCGCGGCTGATCGCCGCCCTCGAGGACAGCGGCGAGCTGCAATCCGTGGTGCTCGAGAAGCGCTTCGGCGAAACCCGCATCGCCAATCTCGACATGAGCGAGATCCCGCATTGGGCGTGGCCGGCGCGCTGA
- the hisF gene encoding imidazole glycerol phosphate synthase subunit HisF, whose translation MLAKRIIPCLDVTGGRVVKGVNFLELRDAGDPVEIAARYNAQGADELTFLDITATSDGRDLILPIIEAVASQVFIPLTVGGGVRTVADVRRLLNAGADKTSFNSAAIADPQVINDASQKYGSQCIVVAIDAKRRSPEEAATRGAGWDVYSHGGRKNTGLDAVEWATEMVRRGAGEILLTSMDRDGTRSGFDLELTRAVSDAVNVPVIASGGVGSLDDLADGIQAGGADAVLAASIFHYGEHTVGEAKARMAARGIPVRT comes from the coding sequence ATGCTCGCAAAACGCATCATTCCCTGTCTCGACGTCACCGGCGGCCGCGTGGTCAAGGGCGTCAACTTTCTCGAACTGCGCGACGCCGGCGATCCGGTCGAGATTGCGGCGCGCTACAACGCGCAGGGTGCCGACGAACTCACCTTTCTCGACATCACGGCCACCAGCGACGGGCGCGACCTGATCCTGCCGATCATCGAGGCGGTGGCCTCGCAGGTCTTCATTCCATTGACGGTGGGCGGCGGCGTGCGCACCGTGGCCGACGTGCGCCGGCTGCTCAATGCGGGCGCCGACAAGACCAGCTTCAATTCGGCGGCCATTGCCGATCCGCAGGTGATCAACGACGCCTCCCAGAAGTACGGCTCGCAATGCATCGTCGTGGCCATCGATGCCAAGCGCCGCAGCCCCGAAGAAGCCGCCACGCGCGGCGCGGGCTGGGACGTGTACAGCCACGGCGGGCGCAAGAACACCGGCCTGGACGCCGTCGAATGGGCGACCGAGATGGTGCGCCGCGGCGCCGGCGAGATCCTGCTCACGAGCATGGACCGGGACGGCACCAGGAGCGGCTTCGATCTCGAACTCACCCGTGCGGTGAGCGACGCCGTCAATGTGCCGGTCATTGCCTCGGGCGGGGTGGGCAGCCTCGACGACCTGGCCGACGGCATCCAGGCCGGCGGGGCCGACGCGGTGCTGGCCGCCAGCATCTTCCACTACGGCGAGCACACCGTCGGCGAAGCGAAAGCCCGCATGGCCGCGCGGGGCATTCCCGTTCGGACCTGA
- a CDS encoding dicarboxylate/amino acid:cation symporter, which translates to MKRKLPAAAWILIAMVLGILVGYMIFTSFPDKKAAAQIAGYVSIVSDVFLRLIKMLIGPLVFSTLVVGIAHMGDAKSVGRVFGKSLGWFFTASLISLVIGLVMANVLKPGENLGLPLPDIGASANLATAKFTLKDFVSHMVPKSFAEAMANNEILQIVVFSMFFGVALASLGDKARTLVAAIDELSHAMLKITGYVMKLAPLAVMAAMAATVATNGLGILLKFAVFMGDFYLGLFVLWGVLVLAGFSFLGPRVFKLLALIKEAFLLSFATASSEAAYPKILQALDRFGVRRKISSFVMPMGYSFNLDGSMMYCTFAVLFIAQAYNIHMPISTQITMLLILMLTSKGMAGVPRASLVVIAATLNHFDIPEAGLLLILGVDTFLDMGRSATNAVGNSIATAVVAKWEGELLSESDAAVNAKALDAEAAATLAHPAHA; encoded by the coding sequence ATGAAGAGAAAACTGCCGGCCGCCGCCTGGATCCTGATCGCCATGGTGCTCGGGATTCTTGTCGGCTACATGATCTTCACGAGCTTTCCCGACAAGAAGGCCGCAGCGCAGATCGCAGGCTACGTGTCGATTGTGTCGGACGTGTTTCTGCGCCTCATCAAGATGCTGATCGGCCCGCTGGTGTTCTCCACGCTGGTGGTGGGCATCGCGCACATGGGCGACGCCAAGTCGGTGGGCCGCGTGTTCGGCAAGTCGCTCGGATGGTTCTTCACCGCTTCGCTGATCTCGCTGGTCATCGGCCTGGTCATGGCCAATGTGCTGAAGCCCGGCGAAAACCTGGGCCTTCCGCTGCCGGACATCGGCGCTTCGGCCAACCTCGCGACGGCGAAGTTCACGCTCAAGGACTTCGTGAGCCACATGGTGCCGAAGTCCTTTGCCGAGGCCATGGCCAACAACGAGATCCTGCAGATCGTGGTGTTCTCGATGTTCTTCGGCGTGGCGCTCGCTTCGCTCGGCGACAAGGCCCGCACGCTGGTGGCCGCCATCGACGAACTCTCTCACGCCATGCTCAAGATCACAGGCTACGTGATGAAGCTGGCGCCCCTTGCCGTCATGGCCGCCATGGCCGCCACCGTTGCGACGAACGGCCTGGGCATCCTGCTGAAGTTCGCTGTCTTCATGGGCGACTTCTACCTGGGCCTGTTCGTGCTGTGGGGCGTGCTGGTTCTGGCGGGCTTTTCGTTCCTGGGCCCGCGCGTGTTCAAGCTGCTGGCACTCATCAAGGAAGCCTTCCTGCTTTCGTTCGCCACCGCGAGTTCGGAAGCGGCCTACCCGAAGATCCTGCAGGCGCTCGACCGTTTCGGCGTGAGACGCAAGATCTCGAGCTTCGTGATGCCGATGGGCTATTCGTTCAACCTCGACGGCTCGATGATGTACTGCACCTTCGCGGTGCTCTTCATCGCGCAGGCCTACAACATCCACATGCCGATCAGCACGCAGATCACGATGCTGCTGATCCTGATGCTCACCTCCAAGGGCATGGCCGGCGTGCCGCGCGCCTCGCTGGTGGTGATTGCGGCCACGCTCAACCATTTCGACATTCCGGAAGCCGGCCTGCTGCTGATCCTGGGCGTCGACACTTTCCTGGACATGGGGCGCTCGGCCACCAACGCGGTGGGCAACTCCATCGCCACGGCCGTGGTCGCCAAGTGGGAGGGCGAGTTGCTCTCCGAGAGCGATGCGGCGGTGAATGCCAAGGCACTCGACGCCGAAGCCGCAGCCACCCTCGCCCATCCGGCCCACGCATGA
- a CDS encoding histidine triad nucleotide-binding protein yields the protein MSSDPNCVFCKIIEGKIPSRKVYEDDELFGFHDISPWAPVHFMLVPKRHIASMAQLTPDDAALMGRIMTLAPRLALEQGCRPYPEGGYRVVVNTGAEGGQEVHHLHVHVMGGPRPWLRG from the coding sequence ATGTCATCTGATCCGAACTGCGTCTTCTGCAAAATCATCGAAGGCAAGATTCCTTCGCGCAAGGTCTACGAGGACGACGAGCTGTTCGGCTTTCACGACATCTCCCCCTGGGCGCCGGTGCACTTCATGCTCGTGCCCAAGCGGCACATCGCCTCGATGGCGCAGCTCACCCCTGACGACGCCGCGCTGATGGGCCGGATCATGACGCTGGCACCCCGGCTCGCGCTGGAGCAGGGCTGCAGGCCCTATCCGGAGGGCGGCTACCGGGTCGTCGTCAACACCGGCGCCGAGGGTGGGCAGGAGGTCCACCATCTCCATGTCCACGTCATGGGCGGCCCCCGCCCGTGGCTGCGCGGCTGA
- the tatC gene encoding twin-arginine translocase subunit TatC, which produces MADSDNKNKDAEDELAGTEQPFVQHLVELRDRLLYCVYGLAVAGILLAIWPGPGGLIDLIAMPIRAHMPPDAKLIAIGVFSPFFVPLKVLMMTAVLLALPWLMYQAWMFIAPGLYSHEKRFALPLIFFGSLLAYAGIAFVQFFVLDKMFSFIQKFTPAAVAATPDISSYVEAILSLYIAFGVAFQVPIVVMLLVRFEMVTIEKLKSFRGYFIVVAFVVAAVLTPPDVVSQLALAVPMCLLYEVGIIGARYFASTGKKSEEEEKSADSSASS; this is translated from the coding sequence ATGGCCGATTCCGACAACAAGAACAAAGACGCAGAAGACGAGCTGGCAGGCACCGAACAACCGTTCGTGCAGCATCTGGTCGAGTTGCGCGACCGGCTGCTCTACTGCGTCTACGGCCTGGCGGTCGCGGGCATCCTGCTGGCCATCTGGCCGGGACCGGGCGGGCTGATCGACCTGATCGCGATGCCGATCCGCGCGCACATGCCGCCGGACGCCAAGCTCATCGCCATCGGCGTGTTCTCGCCGTTCTTCGTGCCGCTCAAGGTGCTCATGATGACGGCGGTGCTGCTGGCGCTGCCCTGGCTCATGTACCAGGCCTGGATGTTCATTGCGCCGGGCCTCTACAGCCATGAAAAGCGCTTTGCGCTGCCGCTGATCTTTTTCGGCAGCCTGCTGGCCTATGCGGGCATCGCCTTCGTGCAGTTCTTCGTGCTGGACAAGATGTTCAGCTTCATCCAGAAGTTCACGCCGGCTGCGGTGGCAGCCACGCCCGACATCTCCTCGTATGTCGAAGCCATCCTCTCGCTCTACATCGCGTTCGGCGTGGCCTTCCAGGTGCCGATCGTCGTGATGCTGCTGGTGCGCTTCGAGATGGTCACCATCGAGAAGCTCAAGTCCTTCCGCGGCTACTTCATCGTGGTGGCCTTCGTGGTGGCCGCGGTGCTCACGCCGCCGGACGTGGTGTCGCAGCTCGCGCTGGCGGTGCCGATGTGCCTGCTCTACGAGGTCGGCATCATCGGCGCGCGCTATTTCGCGAGTACCGGCAAGAAATCCGAAGAGGAAGAGAAAAGCGCCGATTCCTCGGCGTCTTCCTGA
- the hisA gene encoding 1-(5-phosphoribosyl)-5-[(5-phosphoribosylamino)methylideneamino]imidazole-4-carboxamide isomerase, with protein MLLIPAIDLKDGHCVRLKQGDMDQSTIFSEDPAAMARKWVEAGARRLHLVDLNGAFAGKPQNHAAIKAILREVGDDIPVQLGGGIRDLDTIERYIDDGLRYVIIGTAAVKNPGFLKDACVAFGGHIIVGLDAKDGKVATDGWSKLTGHEVADLGKKFEDYGVESIIYTDIGRDGMLSGINIDATVKLAQALTIPVIASGGLSNMADIDQLCAVESEGVEGVICGRAIYSGDLDFAAAQARADELAGA; from the coding sequence ATGCTCCTCATTCCCGCCATTGATCTCAAAGACGGCCACTGCGTTCGCCTCAAGCAGGGCGACATGGACCAGTCCACCATCTTCAGCGAAGACCCCGCCGCCATGGCCCGCAAGTGGGTCGAAGCCGGCGCGCGGCGGCTGCACCTGGTCGACCTGAATGGCGCCTTTGCCGGCAAGCCGCAGAACCACGCGGCCATCAAGGCGATCCTGCGCGAGGTGGGCGACGACATTCCGGTGCAGCTGGGCGGCGGCATCCGCGACCTGGACACCATCGAGCGCTACATCGACGACGGCCTGCGCTACGTGATCATCGGCACCGCCGCGGTCAAGAACCCCGGCTTCCTGAAGGACGCCTGCGTGGCCTTTGGCGGCCACATCATCGTGGGGCTCGACGCCAAGGACGGCAAGGTGGCCACCGACGGCTGGAGCAAGCTCACGGGCCACGAGGTGGCCGACCTGGGCAAGAAGTTCGAGGATTACGGCGTCGAATCGATCATCTATACCGACATCGGCCGCGACGGCATGCTCTCGGGCATCAACATCGATGCCACCGTGAAGCTCGCGCAGGCCTTGACCATCCCGGTGATCGCCTCGGGCGGCCTGTCGAACATGGCCGACATCGACCAGCTCTGCGCGGTCGAGTCCGAAGGCGTCGAAGGCGTGATCTGCGGCCGGGCCATCTATTCGGGCGACCTCGATTTCGCCGCCGCGCAAGCCCGCGCGGACGAGCTGGCCGGCGCCTGA
- a CDS encoding S1C family serine protease: MKRTWLLFAQAVTVLLAAYFVVATLKPEWINRRATSLGGVVSIVEAPAGVPAAPAAGSLSAAAKKASPAVVSINTSKAAQRHPRSNDPWFRFFFGDQGDQPQVGLGSGVIVSAEGYILTNNHVVEGADEIEVTLNDSRHTRAKVIGTDPDTDLAVLKIEMDKLPAIVLGNSDELQVGDQVLAIGNPFGVGQTVTSGIVSALGRNQLGINNFENFIQTDAAINPGNSGGALIDVNGNLQGVNTAIYSRSGGSMGIGFAIPVSMAKIVLEGIVKDGQVRRGWIGVEPNELSPELAETFGVKADAGVIITGVLQNGPAAKAGIRPGDVITSVGEKKTDNVQALLTAVAGLKPGSTTRFALQRGTDKMELDVTPGLRPKSPMRQVPNQPE; the protein is encoded by the coding sequence ATGAAACGCACCTGGCTGCTCTTTGCCCAAGCCGTGACCGTCCTTTTGGCGGCCTATTTCGTTGTTGCCACGCTCAAGCCCGAGTGGATCAACCGCCGCGCCACCTCGCTGGGAGGCGTGGTGTCGATCGTCGAAGCACCTGCGGGCGTCCCCGCGGCGCCAGCGGCCGGCAGCCTGAGCGCGGCCGCAAAGAAAGCCTCGCCGGCTGTCGTGAGCATCAACACCAGCAAGGCCGCGCAGCGCCATCCCCGCAGCAACGATCCGTGGTTCCGCTTTTTCTTCGGCGACCAGGGCGACCAGCCCCAGGTCGGGCTGGGCAGCGGCGTGATCGTGAGTGCCGAGGGCTACATCCTGACCAACAACCACGTGGTCGAAGGCGCGGACGAAATCGAGGTCACGCTCAACGACAGCCGCCACACGCGCGCCAAGGTGATCGGCACCGACCCGGACACCGACCTTGCCGTGCTCAAGATCGAGATGGACAAGCTGCCCGCGATCGTGCTGGGCAATTCCGACGAGCTCCAGGTGGGCGACCAGGTGCTGGCCATCGGCAATCCCTTCGGCGTGGGGCAGACGGTCACCAGCGGCATCGTCTCGGCGCTGGGGCGCAACCAGCTCGGCATCAACAACTTCGAGAACTTCATCCAGACCGACGCGGCCATCAACCCCGGCAATTCGGGCGGCGCGCTGATCGACGTGAACGGCAACCTGCAAGGCGTCAACACCGCCATCTATTCGCGCTCGGGCGGCAGCATGGGCATCGGCTTCGCGATTCCCGTTTCCATGGCGAAGATCGTGCTCGAAGGCATCGTGAAGGACGGCCAGGTGCGCCGCGGATGGATCGGCGTCGAGCCGAACGAACTCTCGCCCGAACTGGCCGAAACCTTCGGCGTGAAGGCCGATGCCGGCGTCATCATCACCGGCGTGCTGCAGAACGGCCCCGCAGCCAAGGCCGGCATCCGTCCGGGCGACGTGATCACCTCGGTCGGCGAAAAGAAGACCGACAACGTGCAGGCCCTGCTGACCGCCGTGGCCGGCCTCAAGCCCGGCAGCACCACGCGCTTCGCGCTGCAGCGCGGCACCGACAAGATGGAACTGGACGTGACGCCGGGCCTGCGGCCCAAGAGCCCGATGCGGCAGGTGCCGAACCAGCCCGAATGA
- the tatA gene encoding Sec-independent protein translocase subunit TatA produces the protein MGSFSIWHWLIVLLVVVMIFGTKKLRNMGSDLGGAVKGFKDGMKDGSTTDAPAASSAPAAQVTGQPANGDKSTIDVEARQKS, from the coding sequence ATGGGTTCTTTTTCTATCTGGCACTGGCTGATCGTGCTGCTCGTCGTGGTCATGATCTTCGGCACCAAGAAGCTGCGGAACATGGGTTCCGACCTTGGTGGCGCCGTCAAGGGCTTCAAGGACGGCATGAAGGATGGCAGCACCACCGATGCACCCGCCGCTTCGTCGGCTCCTGCAGCGCAGGTGACCGGCCAGCCGGCCAACGGCGACAAGTCCACCATCGACGTCGAAGCGCGTCAGAAGTCCTGA
- the hisH gene encoding imidazole glycerol phosphate synthase subunit HisH produces MKSVANTVAVVDYGMGNLRSVSQAVQHAADQVGVQVFVTSDPEVVRKATRVVLPGQGAMPDCMRELHDSGLQESVLEAAASKPLFGVCVGMQMLLSRSDEGPTDGLGLIPGEVVKFDLAGRLQPDGSRFKVPQMGWNQVRQARPHPVWAGVPDMSYFYFVHSFYARPADIRHSVGEADYGACFTAAVARDNIFATQFHPEKSADHGLQLYRNFLHWNP; encoded by the coding sequence ATGAAATCTGTAGCAAATACCGTCGCCGTGGTCGACTACGGCATGGGCAACCTGCGCTCCGTCTCGCAGGCCGTGCAGCATGCGGCCGACCAGGTGGGCGTGCAGGTCTTCGTCACCTCCGACCCCGAGGTGGTGCGCAAGGCCACGCGCGTGGTGCTGCCGGGGCAGGGCGCCATGCCCGACTGCATGCGCGAACTGCACGACTCCGGCCTGCAGGAGTCGGTGCTCGAGGCGGCCGCGAGCAAGCCGCTCTTCGGCGTGTGCGTGGGCATGCAGATGCTGCTGTCGCGCAGCGACGAGGGCCCGACCGACGGGCTTGGCCTGATTCCGGGCGAGGTCGTCAAGTTTGACCTGGCCGGCCGGCTGCAGCCCGACGGCAGCCGCTTCAAGGTGCCGCAGATGGGCTGGAACCAAGTGCGCCAGGCCCGGCCGCACCCCGTGTGGGCGGGCGTTCCGGACATGAGCTACTTCTATTTCGTGCACAGCTTCTATGCGCGGCCGGCCGACATCCGGCACAGCGTGGGCGAGGCCGATTACGGCGCATGCTTTACCGCTGCCGTCGCACGCGATAACATTTTTGCCACCCAGTTCCACCCGGAGAAGAGTGCGGACCACGGGTTGCAGCTCTACCGAAATTTCCTCCACTGGAATCCCTGA
- a CDS encoding phosphoribosyl-ATP diphosphatase has protein sequence MTATVNTSDALARLAAVIESRLPARGGDPDKSYVARLLHKGPDAFLKKIGEEATEVVMAAKDADHGGDRTKIVNEVADLWFHTMVALAHYGFSPGEVIAELERREGTSGIEEKALRKAQAREASND, from the coding sequence ATGACGGCCACAGTGAACACCTCGGACGCCCTCGCACGCCTGGCCGCGGTCATCGAAAGCCGCCTGCCCGCGCGCGGCGGCGACCCCGACAAGAGCTACGTGGCGCGCCTGCTGCACAAGGGCCCCGATGCCTTCCTCAAGAAGATCGGCGAGGAAGCCACCGAGGTGGTCATGGCCGCCAAGGATGCCGACCATGGCGGCGACCGCACAAAAATAGTGAACGAAGTGGCCGACCTGTGGTTCCACACCATGGTGGCGCTGGCGCACTACGGTTTCTCGCCCGGCGAGGTGATCGCGGAGCTCGAGCGCCGCGAGGGCACCAGCGGCATCGAGGAAAAAGCCCTGCGCAAGGCGCAGGCCCGCGAGGCATCCAACGATTGA